The Pangasianodon hypophthalmus isolate fPanHyp1 chromosome 14, fPanHyp1.pri, whole genome shotgun sequence nucleotide sequence CATGGTCACgatgtttttgagttattatgtacagtatattatccTATAGACAAGGTGACTAGCGGTGTACTAGTCGAATGTTGACTGACATAAGAGTCATGAAATTTGGGCCTGgatataaacatgaacaaacagcTAAAAttacacagtaaataaataaaaacttttttttttctgacctgATGTGTGTGGCTTTGTGTGTCAGTTTCATGTTCCTGCCAAAACTGAGGGATCTTAGAGCACATTCCTCCCATCGatgttgaaatgttgaaatgtttaattaatatgcTTTAAGGACAAACTTGCTTAGATCTAATAAGCCTAATAAATACTGGAAGGTCTCTGAGTTCCCAGATCGGtagtgagaaaaagaaacaggcTGAGTTCTGACAAACGTCACACACAGATATGCAAATTTTTGTGGTTGAGTTCTCGctcatcgtgtgtgtgtgggttttaaGCAAACACATGGAGCTGCCAAGTGAGGTTTGGGATGTGAGTTTAGTGCAATTTCTGGAAATAAGGATATGTTGTGCAACTTATGCAACTTACAGTGAATAAACATTTCACatccaaagaaagaaaaagagcatcTCAAACACTAGTGCTTTCCAAACTAAACCAAAACAGGGACAGATAGATTCCTGTGTTAAGATCGTGATCAGATCAAGACGACCAGCCATGTGAGTATGAATGACAAAATCATAAATTAGATTTGAAAGAGTGCTGCATAATTACaagtatattttaaacacaGCAGTGTTGAACTCTCAAATCAGaaagtgtggattaattttctctaacagcagctctgacagtagttcctaCCATAGGTTTACGTATTTTAATCTACTCCAATCCATTCTAAcatgttatagtttctatagcaacaactcacAGTCTCGTAAGGTAGACGCTCCACATAACTCAAAGctaattatcattatttaacatagaaaaacatatagttgttgatatggtgaagatttctgtcaggagacatacatttaacatttatggaaggagtctccagtgtcagtgagttTTCCACTAAGTCTTCAGGAATGAAGTGTTtatactttctggtttctctgtaacatgacaaggtgtgttttttgtcttgttaacttcaagagagagaaagtaagcgATAACAGCAACTTCCACAATactaaatgcaactataaactgataaaaaaaaaaatatgattttattgtGTTGTTCTACTAAAGTAATCgttggcaaaaaaaacaaaacaaaacaaaaaaatgacagtggTATAAGAGGCATAAAACAGTTTAGACATGGTGtcataggaaaacaatcaactttggtgtgataacagtaactccattgCAGCACGCCATCCTGTcgttgataattttcctataacagcatgctccaaattgagttattccttacttatttcaCTTCTTGTTATCATGCTATCTGATGTAACATTGGTGGCCTGGTGTAGTCCTCGACTCATCCTGCTATCAGTGTGTACTCGAATCATATTATTACTATGCAGGGGCCACTGATAGTGTGTTTGGACTGAATCCTTCCTCAggtgtaagtcactctggattaAAGCGTCAGTCAAAtaactaaatgtaaatccaaaaacatcacaattaaagagaaaatacactgagacaaaaatatttatgtaagaatttatttcatttttcaaccttcctaaagtactaataaataatgcattaaatattCACTGTCCGTGAATCaacacagagcactttatttcATCGTCACATCAACGTCAGATTTAGAGGAAAGGcatttcacaattttaattATTCAACATGGTTCCAGACTCATGAAACTGTATGTAAAACTTTACTTAGTGGTAGTGTTCAGAAGGCTACAAGAAACCTACATAGCTGGTTATAAAGGTCAGTTATAGAGGTTATAAACTGATGTAGATTTTTGTTGGCGTTGTGTTATGTCACTTTCTGAGCTGATTTACAGTACATTAGAATGTCATGACACCTGATTTTGTAGCTCAGTGTAATTCATGATGAAGATGTGACATAAGATGACAAGTAATGTTATTAAAGTAAAGGTATTAAAGGTAATGTGTCCTGTACTAGACACCTTGTTGGTAATAACATGTCATAACACAACCTTACTTCATCAAAATTCTATGTCATTGACTCAGACATTATATCAGAAGACGTCTTTATGAATTTGAGATAAAACTACATAGATATTATTCCATGtaaaggcttattccaacagGTGACATAAAGACTATTTGTCAGTTATGATGTGACTTGACTCAGGTGTTATGTAAACTTGACATTATGACTGACTTTATGAGTACATAAAATCAGTACATGACATAACATACATGaaagtttatattaattgtCATAAAGACTGTTTTTGTCAATGATGATGTCAGGTTGTTATAACACCTGACACAAATGGCATCATAATTGACAAAAACAGTCTTTATAACACCACACACctgttggaataagcctttatcTGGAATAAGATCTATATAGGTTTATGTTAATTGCTATACTTCTTTTGTGAATTATGACATCAAGTTGACATAAAACCTGAGTTAGGTGACATCTAAACTGACAATATGACATCTGATGACTTATGTCAATTGTTATAAACAGCGCTTTTGCCAATTATGATGTCAAATGTACATACTACACCAGAGACAAGTGAAAAGAGGTCTTGATGACACCTGACACCTGTCATAAAGGGATTATATTGGTGTTATGTAGCGTTATGAACACTGCCCTTAGGTACAATTTCACCAAACTATAAATACATGCATAAATAATCAGAACTGCTACTTTTTTAACCGAACCAGCTCAGTAGTtacaaattcacaaataaaaaaatgaactatcacactttgttttaaaaagtaagtaataaagtaaatgttttgAGACATGTGCACTGTAAGAGCTCAGCAGTTCAGCAGGTCATTGGCTTTCATCATGCGTACGACTTTCCGTCTATTGTAGCTGTACTCATACTGCAGGTTCTCATGGTACAAGTACAAGTATCCTGTTTAAAATgaagcacagagagaaaaataggtATTTTTGATTGgcctgtaacatgacaagctgtgttttttctttctcttcttctttttttaattgaatggaGAAAACGTGggaagtgataacatgaactaactccTCTCATGGATGTtcttcaacattaaatgtaactataaacagttaaaattatgatgtgacattctttaataattgtTGTAAATActgacaaattgttgtggtataagaggaataaaacactcctgttataggaaaatgtcagcatggtaacagtaactccctTTCATTACCCTGTCAGTGATTATaacctataacagcacaccccggtcgtgttttatttcatatccCATACCAAACACACTTTGAGCTACGTATAGCATGAAAAAGCCGCCCTTACCATTCTTGTAGGTGGCAGCATCCACCTCGTCCACCTCGTCCCCGTCTCTCTCTTGCATCCCAGGAAAGTCGTCCTTTATGGACCTGGGGTATCCGTGATCCATGGTGCCACTCTGTTCATTGTAACTGTGGATGAAATCAAACTCAGTGAGCTCCACATTCTGCACGCACTGTTTTTTGAGTTTGACATTTAATAACGCCTTGGTGTGAATGTAAGATAAGAAATTCAGTTCACCTCCAGTACTCCTCGTCAGTGAAGAGCAGAGTCTTGCCCGTGTCAGAAATGTAAACCGCAGCATCTATTTTGCGGATGGATTTAGGGAGTCCCAGAGTGTGGATGTATTTTGGGTAGCCTGGCACCAGGGTGTAACCGTTAAGGGCCCACATTCTGATACCTTGAAAATCCAATAAACATGagtataacaataatattaataatactatgatatacagatatacataatattaataataatactaatactacatTGAGTTATTACAAGACAGAGGCCAGTTGTAGCTCTTTCGCCCTCCATTGCATAATCTGGGACCATGAAGGCTAGCACTAGCTAGCAACTTGCCCACTATTATGCAGAACAATATTTAGCCTTTTGTTAGCTAGGTTGCTAACGAACCTGGCTAAtggttttaattataaaatagttTCCCCCAATGTTAGCTAGTGCTTGGTCTTATTTACATGATAGCTTGCCAAACATTAGCCAACTTGCTGTTGACCATTAGTTAGTCCTTTTTTATATAATAGCTTGTATTTTGTTAGATAGCTTGCTAGTGAACTTGGCTAATTAACTCAGTATAACGGCTAGTCCAGTGTTAGATAGCTTGCTAGGGaggtgattttaattttataataattagcttaatgttagctagcctACTAGCGAACCTTGCTAATGACTTTAGTTGCATAAAAGTTAGCATAATGTTAACTAGCTTGCTAGTGAACATAGCCTATTGTTAACTAGCTTACTAGCAAGCCTGGGTTACGGTTTTAATTACTTAACTGTTAGCCTAATATTTACTAGCTTACTATCGAACCTGGTTTACATGACAGTTAGCTTAATGTTAGTTAGCATTCTATATCtagcataatgttagctagtgcATTAGTACATAATGTGTACTAATACATAATGTGCATTAGTGTAACATTTGCTAGCTAGGCAGAACAGTGTTATTCAGTGCCATGTTTAGATAGCTGGCTCACTCAGCTAATGgtgctaaataaattaattgaactgtgcttttatttatttatttatttatttatttttggcattTAGAAGCGAAAATAGCTGAAGTGTGTGTCCAATGGGGTGcaaatataatatactgtaattataattttatcatcATGAACAGTGACAACACATTAAGTACGTTAtgtgaaaagaaacacaaaccaCTGAATATGATGACGATGTCTTTCTCTGAGTTCTCATAAGCTGCGTTTACTTTCTTTGGGAGTTGAGGCCATGTGGATTGAATGAGTGCGAGTTCAGGTTCAGTGAACTGTGGGTGTACACGCCAGAAATATCTGCCAAGAGGAgtagaaacacatttaaatttagGGTTGGGTTAAAAACTAGTGGTGCAGTGATGAAGTCATTAGTTGGAGTGAGACAGAATCACTGAAGAAAGTCTTCATCGTTAAGCACCTGTCTTTGAAAATGAGCACCTCTCCACGGAGCTCTGTCACGGCATCGATGCTTAACTCAGGGTCACACTTTTTTGGAGCCTCAGGCTGGGGTTTGACCTTCTTGTGATCTGGGTTGGGGCCTGTGAATCAGccagaaacacaaaaaatgGTTACATCTGGATTGACGTGCaatcaaaatcaaaagaaaTGTATATTGTATACTGTTCCATTTGTTGTATCGTAGCCACCAGTCTCTTGTATTTACCATAGAGTTCTTGTATGCCTTTGATGTCATCTTCAGACAGAGGGAACCCACTGGTGTACGAGTAAACCGGGTACATCAGCGAGCCAGGATCATTAGAATGAGCCATGCCGAGAGCGTGACCGAATTCATGAGCCGCTACCAAGAACAGGTTATATGCTGcaagagaagtcagaggaacTCATTAACACTTCTCATTtaaatgcatctttttttaTGATGTAGTCACAGTAGATCTGTTCATtgattctttcatttattcaatcAACTTTATATCACTGTAGTGGATCTGGAGGCTATCCTAGGAGCACTGGGTATACAAgccgggaatacaccctgaataggACACTAGTCCATCGCAGctcaccatgtacacacattcacatgctctttcacacctagaggcaattcaGTGAAGCCAAATacacctactagcatgt carries:
- the mmp13b gene encoding collagenase 3, producing MNHDMLVPERWESTQVNIKALQTQSLTEAHSAENMEILVVAVLLVTVGQSFTKPVPANKTDTWLLGERYLRRFYGMQPGLLGNPKSSDVMTEKIRAMQSFFKLEVTGKLDDNTLEVMKKARCGVPEVAEYNLFPRKPKWQNTLVTFRVTNYTPDLEKEDVDRAIHNALKVWSVVTPLKFKRLREGIADIMISFGRREHGDHNPFDGPEGLLAHAYPPGIGIGGDTHFDEDEIWTKDSHAYNLFLVAAHEFGHALGMAHSNDPGSLMYPVYSYTSGFPLSEDDIKGIQELYGPNPDHKKVKPQPEAPKKCDPELSIDAVTELRGEVLIFKDRYFWRVHPQFTEPELALIQSTWPQLPKKVNAAYENSEKDIVIIFSGIRMWALNGYTLVPGYPKYIHTLGLPKSIRKIDAAVYISDTGKTLLFTDEEYWSYNEQSGTMDHGYPRSIKDDFPGMQERDGDEVDEVDAATYKNGYLYLYHENLQYEYSYNRRKVVRMMKANDLLNC